In Tsuneonella amylolytica, one genomic interval encodes:
- a CDS encoding ParB/RepB/Spo0J family partition protein — protein MSQPTDPIRFSIPERPKDDSRKRLGKGLGALLGETRREEPLVKGGAAETEEGGPRSAIAPSGLASLAISAIEPLPGQPRTRFDDAALEELAASIAQRGVIQPIIVRPLAGGRYQLVAGERRWRAAQKARLHEIPALVRDLDEREVKALALIENLQREDLNPVEEGRAYHRLAEGEGMTQAEIAKLVDKSRSHVANLQRLLQLPEAVLAMVEDGALSMGHARALIGNEHAAELAQRAVRESLSVRDVEKLARRNSDQSKEEGRGGARALTRSARDPVKDADIAAVQRHLEEFLGLNVRIKTDADPRSGAVTIRYRTLDQLDLVCQRLTGGDI, from the coding sequence ATGAGCCAACCCACCGATCCGATTCGTTTCTCGATCCCCGAACGGCCGAAGGACGACAGTCGCAAGCGCCTTGGCAAGGGACTGGGTGCGCTCTTGGGCGAAACGCGCCGCGAGGAGCCGCTTGTAAAGGGCGGCGCCGCTGAAACTGAGGAGGGTGGACCCCGTTCAGCGATTGCGCCATCCGGGCTCGCGTCGCTGGCAATCTCCGCGATCGAACCATTGCCGGGCCAGCCGCGAACACGGTTCGACGACGCGGCTCTCGAGGAGCTCGCAGCGTCGATCGCGCAGCGCGGGGTCATCCAGCCTATCATCGTACGTCCGCTCGCGGGCGGGCGATACCAGCTGGTCGCCGGCGAGCGCCGCTGGCGCGCGGCGCAGAAGGCCCGGCTGCATGAAATACCCGCCCTGGTCCGCGATCTCGACGAGCGAGAGGTCAAGGCGCTGGCTCTCATCGAGAACCTGCAACGAGAGGATCTCAACCCGGTCGAAGAGGGCAGGGCGTACCATCGCCTGGCGGAAGGCGAGGGCATGACCCAAGCCGAAATCGCCAAGCTCGTCGACAAGTCGCGCAGCCACGTTGCGAACCTGCAGCGCCTTCTCCAATTACCCGAAGCAGTTCTCGCCATGGTGGAAGACGGGGCTCTTTCGATGGGTCACGCCCGCGCGCTGATCGGCAACGAGCACGCCGCTGAACTGGCGCAACGCGCTGTTCGCGAATCGCTATCCGTCCGCGACGTCGAGAAACTTGCGCGAAGGAATAGCGACCAATCGAAGGAGGAGGGCAGGGGCGGCGCGCGCGCTCTAACCCGATCGGCCCGCGATCCGGTCAAAGATGCCGACATCGCGGCCGTGCAACGCCACCTCGAGGAGTTCCTCGGACTCAACGTGCGGATTAAGACCGATGCAGACCCGCGCTCGGGTGCCGTAACGATCCGCTACCGAACGCTCGATCAACTTGACCTTGTTTGTCAGAGACTTACTGGGGGCGATATTTGA
- a CDS encoding GAF domain-containing protein, with protein sequence MYDFRPDAELAKPELYRQLHDAAAALTDGEPDGIANMANVAALMWEYVPGLNWAGFYRMVDGGLVLGPFAGRPACIRIPFGSGVCGAAAASGETQLVEDVHAFPGHIACDAASRSELVVPVIRDGDVIAVIDLDSPHLARFDGEDAAGIEALAAMLATRI encoded by the coding sequence ATGTACGACTTCCGCCCCGACGCCGAACTGGCGAAGCCCGAGCTGTACCGCCAGCTGCACGATGCCGCCGCCGCTTTGACCGATGGCGAACCGGATGGGATCGCCAACATGGCCAACGTTGCGGCCCTAATGTGGGAGTATGTGCCCGGTCTCAACTGGGCGGGGTTCTACCGGATGGTAGACGGCGGGCTCGTGCTCGGTCCGTTCGCAGGTCGGCCCGCGTGCATTCGCATTCCTTTCGGGAGCGGGGTCTGCGGAGCGGCTGCGGCGAGCGGCGAAACCCAGCTTGTCGAGGACGTCCACGCCTTCCCCGGACACATCGCCTGCGACGCGGCAAGCCGCAGCGAACTCGTCGTGCCGGTGATCCGCGACGGGGATGTAATTGCGGTGATCGATCTCGACAGCCCCCACCTCGCGCGCTTCGATGGCGAAGATGCAGCAGGGATCGAGGCGTTGGCTGCGATGCTGGCGACCCGCATCTAG
- a CDS encoding glycine zipper 2TM domain-containing protein, translating to MTATRLRPARLVPAAIASAGLILSAPAFAQNGPDPAVPYQYAVPAGAVVAGAPVMQPAGQATMEWYDAGAALPLPPPPPPAVPYPSPYPHAGVPGPGSYPAPYPAAAGPRFDRSAWLDDCQARTRGLSKREERASVITGLLGAVAGGVIGNRAYDSERLAGTLIGAGVGGLAGLAIGAAIGAAGKIKRSDECSWYLDRYMGGGFGAHGYAYSAGYPGYGAAGGYGYGYNYGYEYGYGGVAYVPVLVAVPQQQVVRETVTEEWVDVPVRARTIQRTRTKAVHHPAPVRHTKTVSDKRIRYSK from the coding sequence ATGACCGCTACTCGCCTTCGCCCCGCTCGACTTGTCCCTGCCGCGATCGCGTCCGCCGGCCTTATCTTATCGGCGCCCGCCTTCGCGCAGAACGGCCCGGATCCGGCGGTGCCCTATCAGTATGCGGTTCCGGCTGGCGCGGTCGTTGCCGGCGCGCCCGTCATGCAGCCCGCCGGGCAGGCGACAATGGAGTGGTACGACGCGGGCGCGGCGCTGCCGCTTCCGCCCCCCCCGCCGCCGGCCGTACCCTACCCTTCTCCCTATCCGCACGCGGGCGTTCCCGGCCCCGGTTCATATCCCGCGCCTTACCCTGCCGCTGCCGGGCCGCGGTTCGATCGCTCGGCATGGCTCGACGACTGCCAGGCGCGCACCCGCGGCCTCAGCAAGCGCGAGGAACGCGCAAGCGTGATCACGGGCCTGCTCGGCGCCGTGGCCGGGGGCGTGATCGGCAACCGGGCTTACGACAGCGAACGTCTCGCGGGGACCCTGATCGGTGCGGGCGTCGGCGGACTCGCCGGCCTTGCCATCGGCGCCGCGATCGGGGCGGCCGGCAAGATCAAGCGCAGCGACGAATGCTCGTGGTATCTCGACCGCTACATGGGCGGCGGCTTCGGCGCACACGGATATGCCTACAGTGCAGGATACCCGGGCTACGGCGCGGCCGGCGGTTACGGGTACGGATACAATTACGGCTATGAATACGGATACGGCGGCGTCGCTTACGTACCCGTTCTCGTGGCGGTGCCCCAGCAGCAGGTCGTGCGCGAAACCGTGACCGAGGAATGGGTCGACGTGCCGGTCCGCGCCCGCACGATCCAGCGCACACGGACGAAGGCGGTCCACCACCCGGCGCCGGTCCGCCATACGAAAACGGTTTCCGACAAGCGCATCCGTTACAGCAAGTAG
- a CDS encoding Csu type fimbrial protein: MRKIAIIAAAATAAVASPALAAGQTASGTVDVLLQVTNSCSVKAEALAFPAISDFTAATNGSSPTLVNCTLNAPYTVFVDYGQNAGSTTQRKLKFVDASSATHLINYNVYTTTARTTEWTPTTGVSGVGTGADQPMTLWGTVPAQASKPAGGYKDQVVVTLNY; the protein is encoded by the coding sequence ATGCGCAAGATTGCTATCATCGCCGCCGCGGCCACCGCCGCTGTCGCTTCGCCCGCCCTCGCCGCCGGTCAGACCGCCTCGGGCACCGTCGACGTCCTCCTACAGGTCACCAATTCCTGCAGCGTGAAGGCCGAAGCCCTCGCGTTCCCTGCGATCAGCGATTTCACCGCTGCCACCAACGGCAGTTCGCCGACGCTCGTCAACTGCACGCTCAACGCGCCGTACACGGTGTTCGTCGACTACGGCCAGAACGCCGGGTCGACCACGCAGCGGAAGCTGAAGTTCGTCGATGCCTCGAGCGCGACGCACCTCATCAACTACAACGTCTACACCACGACCGCCCGCACCACCGAATGGACCCCGACCACCGGCGTCTCGGGCGTCGGGACCGGTGCCGACCAGCCGATGACCCTGTGGGGCACCGTACCCGCGCAGGCGTCGAAGCCGGCCGGGGGGTACAAGGACCAAGTGGTCGTCACCCTCAACTACTGA
- a CDS encoding fimbria/pilus outer membrane usher protein, whose translation MSSPRPCAARHLLALIAATGAAFLGPPARAQDDPFALPKDLTVQSVALSEAAPGLSEIVVDGRARARMVSLSGTGDDIAIDAGDARAAGLPVPQGVQGPVKLSDLKVYEWRFDKLRQTLSVALFRKSDGGNFRDLTAQERREGQSSPLLALRIDYDLNAAWSPGDSVLGGFAEATLVRGNLAAFTSLRATTSPGPRSDAILRLDSAIRWAGEQKGIIATAGDFVSAGSQSQRAVRMGGLQIASDFDLRPDLVTIPLPAFSGQVAVPTTLDIVGADRRYEVGKIEPGEFTVRNIPVAPGRGELSVVLRDTLGRETIQTARFYNSRDLLAPTTTGYAVNAGFVRRRYGERSNDYGQLAASAYVRRGISSVLTVEGSGEWTAGLLNAGVRADFVVGGFAKAMVEARYSRDGGATSGTLLSATVESVGPRLALAAGAVVPSAGYRDVATKLGDPVLNRRYFANASYRLGAQAQAQLSFVREESRADRFRLSRPRQTNSARANFETQVSNRLRMYTSAGYRWGSGERDFAASIGLSFNIGPERHAAAFVTHNGGRTSGGATFQKDDLREGDFGYRATASLSENTHRLGGELSWRQRGFRLVGQAEEVNGQIAARANMRGSLIVAGGGVFARNTAGSSLALVRTGEVGGVPITYENRLVGYTDKNGRLLIQNVAAQAGVRIDVDADKLPVDALVRSTEKIIRVARRSVALVQIDAVRFVPVLRALVDPTGNALPAGLPVRAQPSGDLGLTGFDGMVELNAGAREKRLIVGRPGSACVVELAGIDLEKDDAAPLVCTPRAIAAEGDASYTAVEGSRAKDRSRGDRRRAPAIAARN comes from the coding sequence ATGTCCAGCCCACGTCCGTGTGCAGCTAGGCATCTCCTTGCGCTGATCGCGGCCACCGGCGCCGCTTTCCTCGGGCCCCCGGCCCGCGCGCAGGACGATCCTTTCGCCCTTCCCAAGGACCTGACGGTCCAGAGCGTCGCGCTGAGCGAAGCCGCGCCCGGTCTTTCCGAGATCGTGGTCGACGGGCGTGCTCGCGCGCGCATGGTCTCGCTCAGTGGAACCGGAGACGATATCGCGATCGACGCCGGTGACGCGCGGGCCGCCGGCCTTCCCGTCCCGCAGGGGGTGCAGGGTCCGGTCAAGTTGTCGGACCTCAAGGTGTACGAGTGGCGCTTCGACAAGTTGCGCCAGACACTTTCCGTCGCGCTGTTCCGCAAGAGCGACGGCGGCAACTTCCGCGACCTGACCGCACAGGAGCGCCGCGAAGGACAGAGTTCGCCGCTCCTCGCCCTGCGCATCGATTACGACCTCAACGCCGCCTGGTCGCCAGGCGACAGCGTGCTCGGCGGCTTTGCCGAGGCAACACTCGTCCGCGGCAATCTCGCTGCGTTCACCAGCTTGCGCGCGACCACATCCCCCGGGCCGAGGTCGGACGCGATCCTCCGGCTCGACAGCGCGATCCGTTGGGCTGGAGAACAAAAGGGGATCATCGCAACTGCGGGCGATTTCGTGAGCGCCGGGTCGCAATCGCAACGCGCGGTGCGAATGGGCGGCCTGCAGATCGCCAGCGATTTCGACCTGCGACCCGATCTCGTCACCATTCCGCTGCCGGCCTTCAGCGGCCAGGTCGCGGTACCGACGACCCTCGACATCGTGGGTGCAGACCGGCGCTACGAAGTCGGCAAGATCGAACCCGGTGAATTCACGGTTCGCAACATTCCGGTCGCACCGGGACGGGGCGAGCTGTCGGTTGTGCTGCGCGACACTTTGGGGCGCGAGACGATCCAGACCGCGCGGTTCTACAACTCGCGCGATCTCCTGGCCCCGACGACGACCGGATACGCAGTCAATGCGGGTTTCGTCCGGCGACGGTATGGCGAACGCAGCAACGACTACGGACAACTCGCCGCCTCCGCATATGTCAGGCGGGGGATTTCGTCCGTCCTGACCGTGGAGGGAAGCGGGGAGTGGACCGCCGGCCTGCTCAATGCAGGCGTGCGCGCCGATTTCGTCGTCGGCGGTTTCGCCAAGGCCATGGTCGAGGCTCGGTACAGCCGTGACGGGGGAGCTACGAGCGGCACTTTGCTGTCCGCGACTGTCGAATCGGTCGGGCCCCGCCTCGCGCTGGCGGCCGGTGCCGTCGTGCCGTCCGCCGGCTATCGCGACGTAGCGACGAAGCTTGGCGACCCGGTGCTCAACCGGCGTTACTTCGCCAACGCCTCCTACCGGCTGGGTGCACAGGCGCAGGCGCAACTTTCCTTCGTTCGTGAAGAAAGTCGCGCCGACCGCTTTCGTCTTAGCCGACCGCGTCAGACCAACTCCGCTCGCGCGAATTTCGAGACCCAGGTCAGCAATCGTCTGCGGATGTATACCTCGGCGGGATATCGCTGGGGCTCGGGCGAACGCGACTTCGCCGCATCGATCGGCCTGTCGTTCAACATCGGGCCGGAGCGCCACGCGGCGGCATTCGTAACGCACAACGGCGGGCGCACGAGCGGGGGCGCGACCTTCCAGAAGGACGACCTGCGCGAAGGAGACTTTGGCTACCGGGCCACCGCCAGCCTGTCCGAGAACACGCACCGCCTGGGCGGCGAACTCTCGTGGCGGCAACGCGGTTTCCGGCTGGTGGGGCAGGCCGAGGAAGTGAACGGCCAGATCGCCGCGCGCGCGAACATGCGCGGATCGCTGATCGTGGCCGGTGGCGGGGTATTCGCGCGCAATACCGCGGGATCGAGCCTTGCACTTGTGCGGACCGGTGAGGTGGGCGGCGTGCCGATCACGTACGAGAACAGGCTGGTCGGCTACACCGACAAGAACGGGCGGCTGCTCATCCAGAATGTCGCGGCCCAGGCCGGGGTGCGGATCGACGTGGATGCCGACAAGCTGCCCGTCGACGCGCTGGTCCGCTCGACGGAAAAGATCATCCGGGTTGCCCGGCGCTCGGTCGCGCTGGTGCAGATCGATGCCGTGCGGTTCGTGCCCGTGCTCCGCGCGCTGGTGGATCCGACCGGCAACGCCCTTCCGGCGGGCCTGCCGGTGCGCGCGCAGCCCTCGGGCGATCTGGGCCTGACGGGATTCGACGGCATGGTCGAGCTCAACGCCGGCGCGCGCGAGAAGCGGCTGATCGTCGGCCGGCCGGGTTCGGCCTGCGTCGTCGAACTGGCCGGTATCGACCTCGAGAAGGACGACGCTGCGCCACTCGTCTGCACGCCGCGAGCGATCGCGGCGGAGGGTGATGCGTCCTATACAGCGGTCGAGGGATCGCGCGCAAAGGATCGCTCGCGCGGCGACCGGCGTAGGGCGCCTGCCATCGCCGCGCGGAATTGA
- a CDS encoding PQQ-dependent sugar dehydrogenase encodes MTTGRKILVGVLVAILLLVGVVTYLLQPDEAKQPIGTLTGTDPTLLRPRYETIPTVGIAEPVGWKANEVPVAAQGLAVTRFADGLDHPRTMHVMPNGDVLVALTNGPAGRGPGGITGLVMGWLFEKAGAAAPSANAIAVLRDANGDGKAERVATLTNAALSSPSGMAWKDGTLYVANHDALLAFPYKEGATALTGTPRKLMDLPAAGNHWMRNILLSPDGTHIYVAVGSASNVGEQGMDVEEGRAAIWDYNLETNRQRQFAGGLRNPNGLAISPWSGELWTTVNERDMLGSDLVPDYLTNVPIGAQYGWPWVWWRDNFDDRVDAPTPGWFNPEYIRLPRYALGPHVAALGLAFTGNGSTLGDRFASGAVIARHGSWNREPKSGYDVIYVPFDARGNPTGEPIPVLTGFLSKDGETTKGRPTWVAFANDGSLLVTDDTAGIVWRVTAPGAAPSPAIERVTGARLPPKRELRGQEATFGAEDYARVTNED; translated from the coding sequence ATGACCACCGGCCGCAAGATCCTCGTCGGTGTCCTCGTGGCGATCCTCCTGCTCGTCGGCGTGGTCACCTATCTCCTCCAGCCCGACGAAGCCAAACAGCCGATCGGCACCCTGACCGGGACCGACCCGACGCTGCTGCGGCCGCGCTACGAGACCATTCCCACGGTCGGTATCGCCGAACCGGTGGGTTGGAAGGCCAACGAAGTCCCCGTCGCCGCGCAGGGCCTCGCGGTCACGCGCTTTGCCGACGGGCTCGACCATCCGCGCACGATGCACGTCATGCCGAACGGAGACGTTCTCGTCGCGCTGACCAACGGCCCTGCGGGCCGGGGCCCGGGCGGCATCACCGGGCTCGTGATGGGCTGGCTGTTCGAGAAAGCCGGTGCTGCCGCACCGTCCGCGAATGCGATCGCCGTTCTGCGCGACGCCAACGGCGACGGAAAGGCCGAGCGGGTCGCGACGCTGACCAACGCGGCGCTGTCCTCGCCCTCGGGCATGGCGTGGAAGGACGGCACGCTCTACGTCGCCAACCACGATGCGCTGCTGGCTTTCCCGTATAAGGAAGGCGCCACCGCGCTGACCGGCACACCCCGCAAGCTGATGGACCTGCCCGCAGCGGGCAACCATTGGATGCGCAACATCCTCCTCTCGCCCGACGGGACCCACATCTATGTCGCGGTCGGATCGGCGTCCAACGTCGGCGAACAGGGCATGGACGTGGAGGAAGGCCGCGCGGCGATCTGGGACTACAACCTCGAAACCAACCGCCAGCGCCAGTTCGCGGGCGGCCTGCGCAATCCCAACGGCCTTGCGATCAGCCCCTGGAGCGGGGAATTGTGGACTACGGTCAACGAGCGCGACATGCTCGGCAGCGACCTGGTTCCCGATTACCTGACCAATGTGCCGATCGGCGCGCAGTATGGCTGGCCGTGGGTCTGGTGGCGCGACAACTTCGACGACCGCGTCGATGCGCCGACACCGGGCTGGTTCAATCCCGAATACATCCGCCTGCCGCGCTACGCTCTCGGGCCGCATGTCGCCGCGCTCGGCCTTGCCTTCACGGGCAACGGATCCACGCTGGGCGACCGGTTCGCGAGCGGCGCGGTGATTGCGCGCCACGGGTCATGGAACCGGGAGCCCAAGTCGGGCTACGACGTGATCTACGTGCCGTTCGATGCGCGCGGCAATCCGACGGGCGAACCGATCCCGGTCCTTACCGGCTTCTTGTCGAAGGACGGCGAGACCACGAAGGGCCGCCCGACCTGGGTCGCATTCGCCAACGACGGCTCGCTGCTCGTCACCGACGATACCGCGGGCATCGTGTGGCGCGTCACCGCTCCAGGCGCGGCCCCTTCCCCGGCGATCGAGCGCGTCACCGGCGCCCGGCTGCCGCCGAAGCGCGAACTGCGCGGGCAGGAAGCGACCTTCGGGGCGGAGGATTACGCCCGCGTCACCAACGAGGACTGA
- a CDS encoding fimbrial biogenesis chaperone encodes MIRRANTLCKLALSAAGGSFFLAPAALTAGASDIGVNAPVSPTGAALSITPLRIEFDRGANGATVYLTNESVRELAVQSRLFAWSQADGEDKYAPSSELTISPSISMIPPGETQIVRVLRKGAGSPGEKRFRLAVDQLPDPTLARDGQAEARIRFTLPVFLDRDTATPEQLAWRVQDDRLVLANTGGRTARIANLTVTAGGQPVQVGSNVLRYVQGNSTIAWPIESGCSKGAVRVTAMIDNQTVDVQPTSVCS; translated from the coding sequence ATGATCCGCCGCGCCAACACCCTGTGCAAGCTCGCGCTCTCCGCGGCGGGCGGATCGTTCTTCCTCGCACCGGCGGCTCTGACGGCCGGCGCCAGCGACATTGGCGTAAACGCGCCGGTGTCGCCGACCGGTGCGGCGCTGAGCATCACGCCGCTCCGCATCGAATTCGACCGTGGCGCCAACGGGGCCACGGTCTATCTCACCAACGAATCGGTGCGCGAGCTAGCGGTGCAGTCCCGCCTCTTCGCCTGGTCGCAGGCGGATGGCGAGGACAAGTACGCGCCGAGCAGTGAACTCACCATTTCTCCGTCCATTTCGATGATCCCGCCGGGTGAAACCCAGATCGTTCGCGTCCTGCGCAAGGGTGCGGGCTCGCCCGGCGAAAAACGGTTCAGGCTGGCTGTCGACCAGTTGCCCGACCCGACCCTAGCGCGCGACGGCCAGGCCGAAGCGCGGATTCGCTTCACTCTGCCGGTGTTCCTCGATCGGGACACGGCCACCCCCGAGCAGCTTGCCTGGCGGGTGCAGGACGATCGCCTCGTGCTCGCCAATACCGGCGGCCGCACGGCGCGCATCGCCAACCTGACGGTGACCGCGGGAGGGCAACCGGTCCAAGTGGGCAGCAACGTGCTCCGCTACGTGCAGGGCAACTCGACGATCGCCTGGCCAATCGAAAGTGGTTGTTCGAAAGGGGCGGTGCGCGTCACCGCGATGATCGACAACCAGACGGTCGATGTCCAGCCCACGTCCGTGTGCAGCTAG
- a CDS encoding Csu type fimbrial protein, whose product MGVIRLSWVSIRRCAIAATAGLCALTTAPAHAAGNRTTNTVEVYATVLSSCRLITKPLVFGTATAREKTKRASVNVSFRCSPGTIYTVGIDNGLNWDGTTRRMWGGQAEGQVWYADYRLYRDPAYLLPWGMGPTERLAGLTGVLGLETITIYGEASLKNVREAPYQDTVTVVVDF is encoded by the coding sequence ATGGGGGTGATCCGCCTTTCTTGGGTATCGATTCGGCGCTGCGCAATTGCGGCGACGGCGGGACTGTGCGCGTTGACGACCGCGCCCGCCCATGCAGCCGGGAACCGCACGACGAACACCGTTGAAGTCTACGCAACCGTCCTCAGCTCGTGCCGCTTGATCACCAAGCCGCTTGTGTTCGGTACCGCCACGGCTCGCGAGAAAACGAAGCGTGCTTCGGTGAACGTTTCGTTCCGCTGCAGCCCCGGCACGATCTATACGGTCGGCATCGACAACGGCCTCAACTGGGACGGCACGACCCGCCGCATGTGGGGCGGGCAGGCCGAGGGCCAGGTCTGGTACGCCGATTACCGGCTATACCGCGACCCCGCATACCTCCTTCCGTGGGGCATGGGTCCGACCGAACGCCTGGCCGGATTGACGGGCGTGCTCGGCCTCGAGACGATAACGATCTACGGCGAAGCTTCACTGAAGAACGTACGCGAGGCGCCGTACCAGGATACGGTGACGGTGGTCGTTGACTTCTGA
- the rsmG gene encoding 16S rRNA (guanine(527)-N(7))-methyltransferase RsmG, with translation MISSEEDALTFVGEHHSDAVQRKLASFVTALQTENKKQNLVSAQSLNSVWQRHIVDSLQLARFVPRETLGPWIDLGTGAGLPGLVMAIAREDAEIILVESRAKRIEWLKGQIASLNLPNCVVRGARLETLDPIPVSVISARAFAPLTKLVRLAARFSTPDTIWLLPKGRSAAQEVAELPPRLRSLFHVEQSVTDPDAGIIVGKGLEAKAI, from the coding sequence ATGATTTCTAGCGAGGAAGATGCGCTAACCTTCGTAGGCGAGCACCATAGCGATGCCGTCCAGCGCAAGCTGGCATCGTTCGTCACAGCCCTACAAACAGAGAATAAGAAACAGAACCTCGTATCGGCGCAAAGCCTCAATAGTGTTTGGCAAAGACACATTGTGGACAGCTTGCAACTCGCACGGTTCGTTCCACGTGAAACCCTTGGCCCATGGATCGATCTTGGGACCGGCGCGGGCCTTCCCGGGCTCGTGATGGCCATCGCGCGGGAGGACGCCGAGATCATCCTTGTGGAGTCGAGAGCAAAGCGAATTGAGTGGCTGAAGGGTCAGATTGCTTCTCTCAATTTGCCCAATTGCGTTGTCCGTGGGGCTCGCCTCGAAACACTGGATCCAATTCCCGTTTCGGTGATTTCGGCGCGGGCTTTCGCGCCACTGACTAAACTTGTGCGCCTAGCTGCGCGCTTTTCCACACCCGACACGATATGGTTGTTGCCCAAAGGCCGATCCGCGGCGCAGGAAGTAGCAGAACTACCCCCTCGACTAAGATCGTTGTTCCACGTGGAACAATCGGTCACCGACCCCGATGCGGGGATAATCGTCGGTAAAGGCCTGGAGGCGAAGGCAATATGA
- a CDS encoding ParA family protein, with the protein MITIAIANQKGGVGKTTTAINIATAMAATGWKTLLIDLDPQGNASTGMGVGTADRERSSYELLVDGASLMECIQPTSIPGLDLVPATVDLSGAEVELVSVDDRTARLTSALEGHRGHDIAFIDCPPSLGLLTLNALGAADTLLVPLQCEFFALEGLSQLLQTVERVQQRFNSELGIIGIVLTMFDRRNRLTDQVADDVRDCLGGLVFESVIPRNVRLSEAPSHGLPALVYDHNCAGSRAYMALARELIGRLPEERRAA; encoded by the coding sequence ATGATTACGATCGCGATCGCCAACCAGAAAGGGGGGGTGGGTAAGACCACAACCGCCATAAACATCGCTACGGCGATGGCAGCGACGGGTTGGAAAACCTTACTGATCGACCTCGATCCTCAGGGTAACGCATCGACGGGCATGGGAGTCGGAACCGCGGATCGGGAGCGCTCCAGTTACGAGCTCCTTGTGGACGGCGCATCTCTGATGGAGTGCATCCAGCCTACTTCAATCCCCGGTCTCGATTTAGTTCCCGCAACGGTCGATCTGTCCGGCGCCGAGGTCGAACTCGTATCCGTCGACGACCGAACTGCAAGGTTGACCAGCGCTTTGGAAGGCCATCGAGGCCACGACATAGCGTTTATCGACTGTCCGCCGTCGCTCGGTCTTCTCACGCTTAACGCGTTGGGTGCAGCCGACACGCTGTTGGTGCCGCTCCAATGCGAATTCTTTGCCCTCGAAGGCCTGAGTCAGCTCCTGCAGACGGTGGAGCGGGTCCAACAGCGTTTCAATTCCGAATTGGGCATCATTGGAATCGTCTTGACCATGTTCGACCGACGTAACCGCTTGACCGATCAGGTCGCCGATGATGTGCGCGATTGCCTGGGTGGGCTCGTATTCGAATCGGTCATTCCGCGAAACGTCCGTCTTTCGGAAGCACCTAGCCATGGCCTACCGGCCCTGGTCTACGATCATAATTGCGCGGGCAGTCGCGCCTACATGGCACTCGCACGCGAGCTGATCGGGCGGCTGCCGGAAGAGAGGAGGGCTGCATGA